Proteins from a single region of Nakamurella alba:
- a CDS encoding alginate O-acetyltransferase AlgX-related protein: MTSPTPPEGPANSGPAAGQGAAAGAAADEAARRLRDDIDPVHHPRAHTGVQPVADPPEAQHSGRRRQTKIYIVPLVVAAVFFLGPAAAFVLGNRATEIDNRPLTKFPAVSAGWEFIPELQAWANDHLPLRAEAVKAGTKISEWLFKEPPNYGQRSDEIGPVPGGGGEVPGGGSSGGTTSTPGQINYPRVLQGKDGWLFVGGDVSEPCQPTMTPQESADALQRISDAVKASGRNFVLVVAPDKSAAEPEFMPDTFAGRDCMDTARDEFWAAADKLDGVTLVNPLPAVQEKEQSSGESAWRKLDTHWGPLGASVMGQQLADALDPTLLDNTTATVEGTVSLRGDLSALLGTPQTEDVPGVTLDRPGVQLSLDGAPITAAEAPTVGYSFQEIRGTTDGPATLYQPDTVIFGDSFLASSVPYVVPYFSSVSYINYNAAAQEGAITSMANRAVQADTVVLELVERNAVSGAAAILRPANVDALVAALEANPR, translated from the coding sequence ATGACTTCCCCGACCCCTCCCGAGGGACCTGCGAACAGCGGCCCCGCCGCTGGGCAGGGTGCTGCCGCCGGCGCGGCTGCCGACGAGGCGGCCCGCCGCCTCCGTGACGACATCGACCCGGTGCACCACCCCCGGGCGCACACCGGGGTGCAGCCGGTCGCCGACCCGCCGGAGGCGCAGCACTCCGGCCGCCGCCGGCAGACGAAGATCTACATCGTGCCGCTGGTCGTCGCCGCGGTGTTCTTCCTCGGGCCGGCCGCCGCCTTCGTGCTCGGCAACCGGGCCACCGAGATCGACAACCGGCCGCTGACGAAGTTCCCCGCCGTCTCCGCCGGCTGGGAGTTCATCCCGGAGCTGCAGGCCTGGGCCAACGACCACCTGCCGCTGCGCGCCGAGGCCGTGAAGGCCGGTACCAAGATCTCCGAGTGGCTTTTCAAGGAGCCGCCGAACTACGGGCAGCGCTCCGACGAGATCGGCCCGGTGCCCGGCGGTGGTGGCGAGGTCCCGGGAGGTGGGTCCTCGGGTGGCACCACCTCGACCCCGGGGCAGATCAACTACCCGCGGGTGCTGCAGGGCAAGGACGGCTGGCTGTTCGTCGGCGGCGACGTCTCCGAGCCCTGCCAGCCGACGATGACGCCGCAGGAGTCCGCCGATGCGCTGCAACGGATCTCGGACGCGGTGAAGGCCTCCGGCCGGAACTTCGTGCTGGTGGTCGCGCCGGACAAGTCGGCCGCCGAACCGGAGTTCATGCCGGACACCTTCGCCGGCCGGGACTGCATGGACACCGCGCGGGACGAGTTCTGGGCCGCTGCGGACAAGCTGGACGGGGTCACCCTGGTGAACCCGCTGCCGGCCGTCCAGGAGAAGGAGCAGTCCTCCGGGGAGTCCGCGTGGCGCAAGCTGGACACCCACTGGGGCCCGCTCGGCGCCTCGGTGATGGGGCAGCAGTTGGCCGACGCGCTCGACCCGACGCTGCTGGACAACACCACCGCCACGGTCGAGGGGACCGTCTCGCTGCGCGGCGACCTGTCCGCACTGCTCGGCACCCCGCAGACCGAGGACGTCCCCGGGGTCACCCTGGACCGGCCGGGCGTCCAGCTGTCCCTGGACGGCGCGCCGATCACCGCGGCCGAGGCGCCGACGGTCGGGTACAGCTTCCAGGAGATCCGCGGTACCACCGACGGTCCGGCCACGCTCTACCAGCCGGACACGGTGATCTTCGGTGACTCGTTCCTGGCCAGCAGCGTGCCCTACGTCGTGCCCTACTTCTCGTCGGTGAGCTACATCAACTACAACGCCGCGGCCCAGGAGGGTGCCATCACCTCGATGGCCAACCGTGCCGTGCAGGCCGACACCGTCGTGCTGGAACTGGTCGAGCGCAACGCCGTCAGCGGCGCCGCGGCGATCCTCCGCCCGGCCAACGTCGACGCCCTCGTCGCCGCCCTCGAGGCCAACCCCCGCTGA